ATATGGCGGACATGAGATTGACGACGGTGTAAGGTAGCCCTTCGGCAAAGTACAAAGTGGGAATGAATATGCCGGGCCGACGTTGTTGTTGCGCCATGGTGGCTCATGTGCCGTATGAAATGGGTACTTTTTCAGGGTAGCAGAGTTGCGTAGAGAGCGCGCTGGTATACGGCGACGTCCTGTGATTTCCAAGCGCTGCTGAGCTCGAGCGCCGAACAGTCATTCTTTCGTGCGCACCGAATGCATGGATACTTGGACGATGCGTCATGCAAAACGCCTATTTTCAAAAGAGTCGTTGGTGGCAGCTCGTTCGACCACGTCCACGACCACCACGTCCGGTGGCGCCCACGCTCGAAATGGTACTTCGATGCCTCCCACGCCACGCGACACGAAGGCTCGGCCCCATTTCGTATGATGCTCACCGCTCACGAGCATGCGCCCAATTCGTCCCGGAATGACCGGTGGCCCAAGCGGCGTGGACACGTGCCCGCCATGCGTGTGCCCGCAGAAGTACAGCGAAAACGCGCGCCCGTCGCATAATGGAAGACCCTCCGGCGCATGGCACAGGACAAACACCAATGCCGCTCCTTCGGCACCCTCGAATGCACGGGCCACATTCGGCTTGCCCGTCCAAGGGTCGTCGAGCCCCACGATGGCCACATTGCCGTGAGCATCGGGCAAACGCACGGATGCATTGACGAGCACCTGTGCGCCAGCTTCGGTAAGCGCATCTTCGATAGAGCGGTGTGTCGTCCAAAGATCATGATTGCCAAGGACCGCAAACTTGCAGCGCGCTCGCACGCCTTCCACGCGGCGACGCAGCTCGCGGGCTTTTTCGCGCGTTCCATGCAAAAATACGTAATCGCCGCCAAGGAGCAGCACGTCA
The Polyangiaceae bacterium genome window above contains:
- a CDS encoding metallophosphoesterase, producing MHFKLASEGRGRGYSRMRGIVESTLDLVYTGDWPRRLWGLTERARQVRVVRTKVEAQGIPPLRIAFASDLHIGPTTSPHTLDRAFELLSEAHPDVLLLGGDYVFLHGTREKARELRRRVEGVRARCKFAVLGNHDLWTTHRSIEDALTEAGAQVLVNASVRLPDAHGNVAIVGLDDPWTGKPNVARAFEGAEGAALVFVLCHAPEGLPLCDGRAFSLYFCGHTHGGHVSTPLGPPVIPGRIGRMLVSGEHHTKWGRAFVSRGVGGIEVPFRAWAPPDVVVVDVVERAATNDSFENRRFA